Proteins encoded together in one Pseudomonas sp. Seg1 window:
- a CDS encoding DUF2790 domain-containing protein — MNIRPFLLTTALACTAFAGLAQANDTSTTSNAVPYQYGMPLHVAKVVSMTEPSTMQCKVITADMKYIDNTGKPEEISYRKMSDACNFQN, encoded by the coding sequence ATGAACATTCGTCCTTTCCTGCTCACCACCGCCCTCGCCTGCACCGCGTTCGCCGGGCTGGCCCAGGCCAACGACACGTCCACCACGTCCAATGCCGTGCCGTACCAGTACGGCATGCCGCTGCATGTGGCGAAGGTGGTTTCGATGACCGAGCCTTCCACGATGCAGTGCAAGGTCATTACCGCCGACATGAAGTACATCGACAACACCGGTAAACCCGAGGAGATCAGCTACAGGAAAATGTCTGACGCGTGCAACTTCCAGAACTGA
- a CDS encoding PoNe immunity protein domain-containing protein, translated as MRKRQAFLTDSYYQKSIRLYDETESRWMGQTMQADSPEEEQALRTAYFKEAAFNALLISYTAGEPIAALLPRLEKLVDCYEIHQRALALDDGANVSPLAIDDWSDQYEECVQVISLCILLRRTDLLARFCTLMDRAGYAGEDTLYEDLLRKDLPGRADLDEWYHDLYTPLIRAIYASDASESSELLRQYCEGWYAGFEEEQTNWHDSHLDIEDDDGNYVGYWAFEAAAVAFLYEIDDRQNDHWAYPKDLVEYARHLQSTEVTPR; from the coding sequence ATGCGTAAGCGCCAAGCGTTCCTGACTGACTCTTACTATCAAAAATCCATCCGGCTTTATGACGAAACCGAGTCCCGCTGGATGGGCCAAACCATGCAGGCTGACAGCCCCGAGGAGGAACAGGCGCTGCGTACGGCTTATTTCAAGGAAGCCGCGTTTAATGCTTTGCTGATCAGCTATACCGCAGGTGAGCCGATTGCCGCTTTGCTGCCGCGACTGGAGAAGCTGGTGGATTGCTATGAAATCCATCAGCGGGCGCTGGCTCTGGACGATGGTGCCAATGTTTCGCCTTTGGCCATTGATGACTGGTCGGATCAATACGAGGAATGCGTTCAGGTCATCAGCTTGTGCATTCTGCTGCGGCGCACCGATTTGCTGGCGAGGTTCTGCACCCTGATGGATCGGGCCGGCTACGCTGGCGAGGACACGTTGTATGAAGATCTGTTGCGCAAGGATTTACCCGGGCGGGCAGACCTTGATGAGTGGTACCACGATTTGTACACCCCACTGATCAGGGCGATTTACGCATCGGACGCCTCAGAGTCCAGTGAGCTGCTTCGGCAATATTGCGAAGGTTGGTACGCCGGGTTTGAAGAGGAGCAAACCAACTGGCATGACAGTCATCTCGACATTGAAGACGATGACGGTAATTACGTCGGTTACTGGGCGTTCGAGGCCGCCGCCGTTGCTTTTCTGTATGAGATTGATGATCGCCAGAACGATCATTGGGCTTACCCGAAGGACTTGGTCGAATATGCGCGGCACCTGCAATCGACTGAAGTGACTCCCCGCTGA
- a CDS encoding PoNe immunity protein domain-containing protein has translation MKSRQKHFTTARYESFKSYFEEEFEFWKDKLFTADSPEQEKSLRARNFQSLHLKHILMLYTAGEDIQSLILPLETLIASYEELQKYLAIYEQIPNITPLIIDDWPDEYEECLQVISLCILLHRTDLLKRFVSLIDNAGYACIDTLYEDLLSKVLPGRVDIDQWYHDVSTPLIQAIYAEDKSEASRFLSEYCNNWYCTFEQAPWHDTHLDGEEGSYVGYWALEAGAIAYLYGIDDSQMDHMVYPKDLVEYARSHKSTTRNNVYEIGPK, from the coding sequence TTGAAAAGCAGACAAAAACATTTCACTACGGCTCGATACGAAAGTTTCAAATCCTACTTCGAGGAAGAGTTTGAATTCTGGAAAGACAAGCTGTTCACGGCTGACTCTCCGGAGCAGGAGAAGTCTCTGCGAGCCAGAAACTTTCAGAGCTTGCACCTCAAGCACATTTTGATGCTGTACACCGCCGGAGAGGACATACAAAGCCTGATCCTTCCTTTGGAAACCCTGATTGCCAGTTACGAAGAACTGCAAAAATATCTGGCCATTTACGAGCAAATCCCCAATATCACACCGCTCATCATCGACGACTGGCCTGACGAATACGAGGAATGCCTGCAAGTCATCAGCCTGTGTATCCTGCTGCACCGCACTGACTTGTTAAAACGCTTTGTCTCTTTGATCGACAATGCGGGATACGCCTGCATAGACACGCTGTATGAAGATTTGCTGAGCAAAGTTCTGCCTGGGCGAGTGGATATCGATCAGTGGTATCACGACGTCTCCACGCCGCTTATTCAGGCGATTTACGCTGAAGACAAGAGCGAAGCGTCGCGTTTTCTCAGTGAATACTGCAACAACTGGTACTGCACCTTTGAACAGGCGCCATGGCACGACACGCACCTTGACGGTGAAGAAGGTAGTTATGTGGGCTATTGGGCTCTGGAAGCGGGGGCAATTGCTTACCTGTACGGCATAGACGACAGCCAGATGGACCATATGGTCTATCCGAAAGACCTGGTTGAGTACGCAAGAAGCCATAAGTCGACCACTCGCAATAACGTCTATGAAATCGGCCCCAAATGA